Part of the Pseudodesulfovibrio hydrargyri genome is shown below.
AGATCGTCAGCCGGCACCCGGACAGCCCGCTGGCGCCCATCGCCCAGCTCAAGCTGGCCATGTGGTACGCCTTCAACAAGAAGTACCCCGAGGCGCTGACCGCGGCCCAGGATCTCATCGAGAAATATCCCGACAGCCCGCTGGTGGACAAGGCGCGCACCCTGGGCGACTCGGTTTTTGTCCGGGCCGTGCCCGGCATGCTCGCGGAACAGCGCTACGGCCGCATCGTCCGCTATTGGGAGACCTACGACTTCATCGGCAAGAAGGACTCCAAGGTCGACGACAACACCAAGCTTGCCATCGCCACCAGCTACTGGAAGATCGGCCAGCCCGACAAGGCCCTGGACCTGCTCAAGCCATACCTGACAAGGAAGCAGATTCCCGGCGTTTCGGACCAGGCCCTGGGCCTGGCCGTGAACATCTACCTGGACCAGCTGGCCTGGCAGGACATCAACGATCTGGTCAACATGGCCTCCAGGAACTGGAAGCTTGAGCCCGGGCAGAAGCGCCAGGTGGACTACGCCCGAGCCATGGCCCTGCAGAACATGGGCGACGGCAAGCGGGCCGTGACCCTGTGGGCCGACCTGGCCAAGGACACCACCGTGGATCCGGCCTTCCGCGCCTACGCCATGTACTACATGGCCAAGGACGCCATGGAGCGCCAGGACCTGCGCCGGGTCTTCGTCTACGCCCAGGAGGCCCTGTCCCTGCTGCTGCAGACCAACGGCGATCCCGAGAAGATCAAGGACGCGGTGCTCATGTCCATCTATGCCACCGAGCGGTCCGGGCGCTACGAGGAGGCCCTCAAGTGGGCCAAGGAGTACGACAAGTACATCTCCCCGGACAATCCCGAGTGGGCCTCCACCCGGTTCAAGCTGGCCCGCATCTACCGCAAGGCCGGAGCCATGGACGAATGGAAGCAACTGCTCCAGGACATCATCGACAAGAAGCCCGACTCCCTCCAGGCGCAACTGGCAAAGTCCGCCCTGGACACCTACGAGCTTGAGCAGAAGGCCAGCGAATACGCCCCCAATCCGGGCTAGGCCGTTTCCGGCCGGGCCGTTCCATTTTCATTCCGGGCGCGAAAATCCCGTTTCGCGGGTTTGGTTGCGCGCGGGAATGTGTTAAGCATCAGGCGCAGGGTGTTAAAACAGCCATTTGTTGAGGTGGAGACATGGACAGACAGCCCATAGTTGCCGGACGGTTTTACGATGCGCAGCCCGAGCGGCTGCGCGAAGCGGTGGACGGGTTCCTCGGCCGGGCCGAGGGCAGGCAGGAGGACCGGACCCTGCTGGCCATGGTGCCCCATGCCGGGTATGTCTTTTCCGGTGGGGTCTGCGGGAAGACGCTGGGCACGGCCAACCTTGCGCCCACCGTGCTCCTGCTCGGGCCCAACCATACCGGGCGGGGCGAGCGGTTCGCCCTGTGGCCCGACGGGGCCTGGAACATCCCGGGCGCGGCCCTGCCCATCGACGCCGGACTGGCCGAGGCGCTGCTCGACGCAGACCCGGCCGTCAAGGAGGACACCTCGGCCCACATGGGCGAGCATTCCATCGAGGTGGTCCTGCCGTTCCTGCAGCGGCTCAACCCGGAGACGACCATCGTGCCCGTGTGCGTCTCCTCGCCCACCCTGGAATCCCTGGAGCGGGTGGGCAGGGCCATGGGGCGGGCGCTCAAGGATTTCGGCGCGCCCGTGTCCATCGTGGTCAGCTCGGACATGAGTCACTACATCACCAGCGAGGCCGCCCGCAAGATGGACGGCATGGCGCTCGAACCGATGATGACCCTCGACCCGGCCGCGCTCTATGACACCGTGCGCTCGCGGCACATCTCCATGTGTGGGGTGCTGCCCATGACCACCGGCCTTTTCGCGGCCATTACCCTGGGCGCGACCCGCGCCGAGCTGGTGGACTACGCCACCTCGGGCGAGGTCTCGGGCGACTTCGAGCAGGTGGTGGGCTACGCGGGCGTGCTGGTCAGCTAGGGGGCCGGTTTCTCACCCGGCGCGGCAAAGAAAAAAAGGCCATCCATCGGATGGCCTTTTTTTCGTGGTCCGGCAGCCTGCCGGGGATCAGACGTGTCAGGAGCCCCGCCTGAAGCCGACGCACGCCTTTCCGTCCTCGACCACGACCGGGATGCGCCGCTGTCCGCCGGACAGCCTGAGCATCTCCTCCAGGTTCTTCTCCGATGCCAGGATGTCCACGAAGCGCGCCTCAGGGTGCGCGGCCAGGGCCCGCTTGGTGTGCGGGCAGGTGGATTTGCCGTAGATCACGATCTCGCTCATGGTTCGCTCCTGTTGTCGAGGATACCACCTGCGCAGGCACCGGCACAACCCCGCCCGGGGACCAAAGAAAAACGCCCTGACCGGCGGGTGCCGGGCAGGGCGTTTCATTATCGCTGACGGATGGGCCTAGCGGCGGTCGCGGCCTCGGCCGCCCCGGCTGTCGCGCCGTCCGCCGCGGTCGTTACGGCCGCCTCGGTCACCGCGGTCGCCCCGGTCGCCGCCGCGCGGAGCGGGGCGCTTGAAGTCGTCCAGGTTGACTTCCTGGCCGGCCTCTTCCATGAGCCACGCCTTGCGGGACAGGCGGATGCGTCCGCCGGGCTCAAGCGAGATGCACTTGACCCAGACTTCCTGGCCGAGCTGGACCACGTCTTCCACGCGCTCCACGCGCTCGAAGTCGAGCTGGGACACGTGCAGCATGCCTTCCAGGCCGGGCAGGATCTCGACCAGCGCGCCGACCTCGAGGATCTTGCGCACCACGCCCTTGTAGTTCTTGCCGGGCTCGGGCTTCTGGTCGTAGTAGAGGACCATCTCCTTGGCCTTTTCCATGGACGCCAGGGTCGGGGCGAAGATGGAGATCTTGCCGGAATCCTCGATGTCGATGTCGGCTTCGGTCTCGGCGGTGATGGCCTTGATATTCTTGCCGCCGGGTCCGATGACCGAGCGGATCTTCTCGGGGTCGATGTAGACCACGGCCATCTGCGGGGCCAGGTCGGACAGTTCGGCGCGCGGCTTGTCCAGCACCTCGGCCATGTGGTCGAGGATGTGGGTGCGGGCTTCCTTGGCCTGGTACAGGGCCTTCTTGAGGACGTCCTGCGGGATGCCGGCGATCTTGATGTCCATCTGGATGGCGGTGATGCCGTCACGGGTGCCCGCGACCTTGAAGTCCATGTCGCCGAGCGCGTCCTCGTCGCCAAGGATGTCGGTCAGCACGAAGTAGTCGTCGCCTTCCTTGCACAACCCCATGGCGATACCAGCCACCGGCTCGGAGATGGGCACGCCCGCGTCCATCAGGGACAGGGTGGCGCCGCACACGGAGGCCATGGACGAGGAGCCGTTGGACTCCATGATCTCGGAGACCACGCGGATGGTGAACGGGAATTCGTCGGGGCTGGGCAGCACCGGGGAGATGGCCCGTTCGGCCAGGGCGCCGTGGCCCACTTCGCGGCGGGAGGTGCCGCGCAGCATGCGGGCTTCACCGACGCAGTAAGGCGGGAAGTTGTAGTGCAGCATGAACCGCTTGGTGGCGTCGCCGAGCAGGGAGTCGTAGCGCTGCTCGTCGCGGGTGGAGCCCAGGGTGGCCACGGCCAGGGAGCAGGTTTCACCACGGCGGAACAGGACAGAGCCGTGGGTCTGCTGGAGCAGGCCGACCTCGATGGACAGCGGGCGCACCGTGGTGGTGTCGCGGCCGTCGATGCGCAGCCCTTCCTTGACGATGCGCTCGCGCACGATCTTCTTGGTCATGTCGCCGACGATGTCGCCCACGGCGGCCAGCTTGGCCTCGTCCTCCGGGAACTTCTCGGCCACGGCCTCCTTGGCCTTCTGCTTGGCCGCGTCCTTGGCGGCGTAGCGGACCATCTTCTCGGGGGTGGTCAGGGCCTTTTCCAGGTCGGCGGTGAGGATCTCGCCGAGGTACTCGGCCACTTCCTCGTCGCGCACCGGAGCGGTGACCTCGATCTTGGGCACGCCGACCCTTTCGCGCAGCTCGTCCTGGATGTCGAAGAGCGGGCGGACCTGCTCGTGGCCCCAGGCCAGGGCGTCGGCCACCAGGTCTTCGGAGACGAAGTTGCCGCCGCCTTCGACCATGACCATGGCCTCGCGGGTGGCCGCGAAGACGAGGTTCAGGGAGGAGCGCTCCTCAATGCCCCGATAGGAGGGGTAGAGGACGAATTCGTTGTCCACGTATCCCACGCGGGCACCCACGATGGGGCCGAGGAAGGGCATCTTGGAGATGTGGCAGGCGGCGGAAGCGCCGGTCAGGGCCAGGACGTCCGGGTTGACGCGCTTGTCGGCGGACAGGACCGTGGCGATGATCTGGACTTCATCGGCGAAGCCCTTGGCGAACAGAGGCCGGATGGGGCGGTCGATGAGCCGGGAGACCAGGGTCTCGTGCTCGGAGGGACGGCCCTCGCGGCGGAAATAGTTGCCCGGCACGCGGCCCGCGGCATAGGCCATTTCCTGGTAGTTGCAGGTCAGCGGAAAGAAACCGCGGTCGATTTCCAGGGGCTGGGTCACGGCGGTGACCAGTACGGTCGTGTTACCGGAGGAAATGGTCACCGCGCCGGAGGCCTGGCGAGCGAATTTTCCGGTTTCGATGGAGATGTCGATGCCGCCGACGGTCGCGGTGACCTTGGTGGCATCGAAAGGAATCATCGTCATAGAGATTCTCCTGCCTTTTTATAAGGCAATAAAGGTGAATCACTTTCTGCGATAATCCCGCTGGTGGATTAGCCGGCTTGGGGAGGGGCTTTTGGGTCGATGGGAAACTTGAAAAGTGTCCCAAAAACGCCTTCCGCAGCCAACTAAACAGGGCGTGGGGATCAGGGAGCGCCCGAAAAGACGGCTCCGACGCAGAAAGTGACGTACGTAACGGGGGAGGTTTGACCTCCCCCGAACATCAATTCTTCAAAGAACTACTTGCGCAGGCCAAGGCGGCCGATGAGCTCGCGGTAGCGCGTGATGTCCTTGTTCTGCAGATACTTGAGAAGTTTCCTGCGCTGTCCGACCAGCTTCAGCAGGCCGGTGCGGGAGTGGTGATCCTTCGTGTGGGTCTTGA
Proteins encoded:
- the amrB gene encoding AmmeMemoRadiSam system protein B, which produces MDRQPIVAGRFYDAQPERLREAVDGFLGRAEGRQEDRTLLAMVPHAGYVFSGGVCGKTLGTANLAPTVLLLGPNHTGRGERFALWPDGAWNIPGAALPIDAGLAEALLDADPAVKEDTSAHMGEHSIEVVLPFLQRLNPETTIVPVCVSSPTLESLERVGRAMGRALKDFGAPVSIVVSSDMSHYITSEAARKMDGMALEPMMTLDPAALYDTVRSRHISMCGVLPMTTGLFAAITLGATRAELVDYATSGEVSGDFEQVVGYAGVLVS
- the uxx1 gene encoding UXX-star selenoprotein family 1, whose amino-acid sequence is MSEIVIYGKSTCPHTKRALAAHPEARFVDILASEKNLEEMLRLSGGQRRIPVVVEDGKACVGFRRGS
- the pnp gene encoding polyribonucleotide nucleotidyltransferase; its protein translation is MTMIPFDATKVTATVGGIDISIETGKFARQASGAVTISSGNTTVLVTAVTQPLEIDRGFFPLTCNYQEMAYAAGRVPGNYFRREGRPSEHETLVSRLIDRPIRPLFAKGFADEVQIIATVLSADKRVNPDVLALTGASAACHISKMPFLGPIVGARVGYVDNEFVLYPSYRGIEERSSLNLVFAATREAMVMVEGGGNFVSEDLVADALAWGHEQVRPLFDIQDELRERVGVPKIEVTAPVRDEEVAEYLGEILTADLEKALTTPEKMVRYAAKDAAKQKAKEAVAEKFPEDEAKLAAVGDIVGDMTKKIVRERIVKEGLRIDGRDTTTVRPLSIEVGLLQQTHGSVLFRRGETCSLAVATLGSTRDEQRYDSLLGDATKRFMLHYNFPPYCVGEARMLRGTSRREVGHGALAERAISPVLPSPDEFPFTIRVVSEIMESNGSSSMASVCGATLSLMDAGVPISEPVAGIAMGLCKEGDDYFVLTDILGDEDALGDMDFKVAGTRDGITAIQMDIKIAGIPQDVLKKALYQAKEARTHILDHMAEVLDKPRAELSDLAPQMAVVYIDPEKIRSVIGPGGKNIKAITAETEADIDIEDSGKISIFAPTLASMEKAKEMVLYYDQKPEPGKNYKGVVRKILEVGALVEILPGLEGMLHVSQLDFERVERVEDVVQLGQEVWVKCISLEPGGRIRLSRKAWLMEEAGQEVNLDDFKRPAPRGGDRGDRGDRGGRNDRGGRRDSRGGRGRDRR
- the rpsO gene encoding 30S ribosomal protein S15, which gives rise to MVMTAEEKQKIIDEYKTCEGDTGSPEVQVALLTARITYLADHFKTHTKDHHSRTGLLKLVGQRRKLLKYLQNKDITRYRELIGRLGLRK